ATACTCCTCGCTTTATTTACCGTTCTCTTTATCTGTGTTATTACTTTTGCTTTGATGAATGCCATTCCTGGCGGACCTTTCAACAAAGAGAAGGCCTTAAGCGAGGCTACAATTGCATCTTTGAATGCACGCTACAATCTTGATAAACCACTTTATGTTCAGTTTATTTTGTACATGAAAAATCTTCTTCACGGAGATTTTGGTGTAAGTCTTAAAAATGGAAGGGAAATTAAAGAAATCATCAGTGAATCTTTCCCTGTATCATGCAGACTTGGTCTTTCTGCTGTAATAGTTGCCCTTATTCTTGGAACTATTTTTGGAAGTCTTGCTGCCCTTATGCGCAATAAGTGGCCTGACCGTTTAATCATCTTTTTTTCAACTCTGTTTACAGCCGTTCCAAGCTTCGTTCTTGCAACCTTACTTCTTTTAGTTTTCAGTATTAAACTCGGCTGGATTCCAGTATGGTCAGCAGAACATACAAACTATTTACTGCCTGTAATTGCTCTTGCAGCATATCCAATGGCCTATACAACGCGACTTGCTAAAACAAGTATGCTCGATGCACTCAGTCAGGATTATATCCGAACTGCAAAGGCAAAGGGCGTTTCTAAGTATAAGGTGATTTTTAAGCATGCCCTCAGAAACTCGCTACTTCCAATCATCACTTATGCAGGACCGGAAATTGCATACATCATTACCGGCTCTATGGTTGTTGAAACTGTATTTACAGTTGGTGGAATCGGTTCAAAGTTTGTTAGTGCAATCACTAACCGTGACTATACAATGATTATGGCTACAACTATCTTCCTTGCCACTCTCATGGTTGTCGCAAATGTTATTTGTGATCTGCTGTACAAGGTAGTAGATCCTAGAATTAAATACGAATAAGGCAGGAAGGTAATATGACTACTTTTGATGTAAATAAAACACCGGAAAAAATGGCTATGAGCCTTCAGCTTGATTTAAAGAAATTTGAGAAGGCTACTGATGAAGAAAAAAAGCAGCAGGATGTAATGAGCGAAAGTACAACCTTTTTTAAGGATGGTATGAGAAAGCTCTTTAAGAATCCGCTTGCTGTTGCAAGTATAATTATTCTTGCTTTTATTT
The Treponema bryantii DNA segment above includes these coding regions:
- a CDS encoding ABC transporter permease, which produces MWKYILKRILLALFTVLFICVITFALMNAIPGGPFNKEKALSEATIASLNARYNLDKPLYVQFILYMKNLLHGDFGVSLKNGREIKEIISESFPVSCRLGLSAVIVALILGTIFGSLAALMRNKWPDRLIIFFSTLFTAVPSFVLATLLLLVFSIKLGWIPVWSAEHTNYLLPVIALAAYPMAYTTRLAKTSMLDALSQDYIRTAKAKGVSKYKVIFKHALRNSLLPIITYAGPEIAYIITGSMVVETVFTVGGIGSKFVSAITNRDYTMIMATTIFLATLMVVANVICDLLYKVVDPRIKYE